From [Clostridium] symbiosum, a single genomic window includes:
- a CDS encoding D-alanyl-D-alanine carboxypeptidase family protein, which translates to MRDRIKKIAAAVFLGLFLVILGTDRKAAVFCQAAGTGVETLQETVQGTEQESTGKAEPDPISQPKLCAQSAVLMDAATGRILYGKEEAEKRPMASTTKIMTCILALEQGNLDDMVEVSSYAASMPDVQLNIRAGEKYRLGDLLYSLMLESHNDTAVAIAEHIGGTVDGFAKMMNQKARDIGCTDTCFVTPNGLDGTRKEDGEPHSTTAADLARIMRYCVEQSPKSDEFLEITRTASRTITDESGKRSFYLGNHNALLSMMPEALSGKTGFTGNAGYCYVGALKKDGREFTVALLGCGWPPHKTYKWDDMRKLAGYAFENYDYYEIFEKNKAFPSLKIIDGKKDEVPMSMCLGEEEQTLKVLMRKDETPDIRYEYPKERPAPVEAGTPVGSASYYVGGELVASYPIYASDTAEKIDLKWCIEKCIGKITL; encoded by the coding sequence ATGAGAGATAGAATAAAGAAAATTGCTGCCGCCGTATTTCTGGGGCTGTTTCTCGTAATTTTGGGGACAGACCGGAAAGCGGCGGTATTTTGCCAGGCAGCCGGGACGGGAGTGGAAACACTGCAGGAAACTGTGCAGGGAACGGAGCAGGAAAGTACCGGGAAGGCAGAACCCGATCCGATATCCCAGCCCAAATTGTGCGCCCAGTCGGCAGTGCTCATGGACGCCGCTACAGGGCGCATTTTATATGGAAAAGAGGAGGCCGAGAAGAGGCCGATGGCCAGCACGACAAAGATCATGACGTGTATTCTGGCTCTGGAACAGGGAAATCTGGATGATATGGTCGAGGTGAGCTCTTACGCTGCCTCCATGCCGGATGTCCAGCTCAATATAAGGGCGGGTGAGAAATACCGTCTGGGGGATTTACTTTATTCCCTGATGCTTGAATCCCATAATGACACGGCGGTAGCGATAGCGGAACACATTGGCGGAACGGTGGACGGTTTTGCGAAGATGATGAACCAGAAGGCCCGTGATATCGGATGTACGGATACCTGTTTTGTTACGCCCAATGGCCTGGACGGAACCAGGAAAGAGGACGGGGAGCCCCACTCCACGACCGCCGCCGATTTGGCGAGGATTATGCGCTACTGCGTGGAACAGTCCCCAAAGAGTGATGAATTCCTGGAAATCACGAGGACCGCGTCGAGGACAATTACCGATGAGAGCGGAAAACGTTCCTTCTATCTTGGAAACCACAATGCATTGCTTTCGATGATGCCGGAGGCGCTGTCTGGAAAGACGGGATTTACCGGGAACGCAGGATATTGCTATGTCGGCGCGCTTAAGAAGGATGGAAGAGAGTTTACGGTGGCCCTGCTCGGCTGCGGCTGGCCTCCCCACAAGACGTATAAATGGGATGATATGAGAAAACTGGCCGGCTATGCCTTTGAAAATTACGACTATTATGAAATTTTTGAAAAAAATAAGGCCTTTCCCTCGTTAAAGATAATAGACGGCAAGAAAGACGAGGTTCCCATGTCCATGTGCCTGGGAGAAGAGGAACAGACACTGAAAGTCCTGATGAGAAAAGATGAGACGCCGGACATCCGCTATGAATATCCGAAAGAACGGCCGGCTCCGGTGGAAGCCGGGACTCCGGTCGGCAGCGCATCCTACTATGTGGGAGGCGAGCTGGTGGCGAGTTATCCAATCTATGCGTCGGACACCGCGGAAAAGATAGACTTAAAGTGGTGCATTGAAAAATGCATCGGAAAGATTACTCTTTAA